The genomic stretch TTTAAATACCTGTTAAACAGCGTCGTTCGAATATTggtgggaaagggaaaatatgcttgtaattttttatgaatatttatttgatGTTCATTGATTATGTATTGACAAATCTGTCAACTCCATCAGAGTAAGATGGGATGATATCAAGATCTTATGGAGACTAGGAtggaatatataataatttatcggGTGAGCTGGATGTTCTTTCCGTTGGACAGAATGATACCGGAGGGACCAGCCTGGACAATCGTGACACCAGGTTCCAGCTGGATCAGCTGGCCGGTCTTGGTGATGATTCCTGAGGCTCCCACCAGATGGCCGGAGACATCGCGCTTCTGGACGAAGTGGAGGTCGTCGGTCAGCTGGATGTTGGAGCCGTCCTTGGTGACGATGCCAGATGGGCCAACCAGCACGATGTTGTCAGCCTGAGCCTGTGTGAACTGGACGTTGTTACCATCTGGGCGAACGATGCCAGAGTGGCCAATCACGCCACGCTGGGACACCATCTGAGCCACGGGAAGGGGAGCAACTGGTGCAGCAACATGAAGGGTGGCCTCTCCGTGGGTAAGCTGGCGGTTGGCGCCAGACTTCGTGACGATGCCAGCGGGTCCAACCAGCACGATGTCATTGGCGAAGTCGTGGGAGAACTGAGTGTTCACTCCATCGGGACTGACGATTCCTGAAGGCCCAACCTGTGCACTGACGCCGGCGGCGAGCACGCAGATAGCTGCCTGTAGGAACATGTAGATGATATAGTTAATTACAAAAGATTTTTCACTTAACAAGTgagctttaaaaaaaacaaaaaaaaacaatgccgaCTAACTAAATTGAATCCCCATCACATTTTTCACACTGATATATTTCAAAAGTTAACGGAACAAAACCTTACCAGAAACTTCATATTGATCTTGCTTATTATCCACAGAACTCCAACAAGGGCTACTGTGAGCACTGATGATGAATCTACAGAGAGAAGACTTTATATACCTACTTGGCGTGGTGGTAATGAAGTCACAGAGATCCTTATTGGCCAGCCAGTGTGGGTGTCCTTGTGTCAACGCCGTTTGTGTGGCTACCAGGGATCAGTGGCCTGGCGAGTTACTAGGCTGGACCCACCAAAATTGAtcgataatcatagtgataatatgaCTGGATTATTATTCAATGTGCTTAGACGTACAATTCATATTTATTAACAAACATGTATATTAGGTTTGAATAAGATGGGTTTTGGAATGCATATTCGGCGATTTTTTATTATACATTGTTCGTTTCGTAAACACTAGTACCcggggaaaataaaatgaaatcgaCTATTCTGGAGCGCCATGAAAATCGTTTCGGAGCTAAGGAATCAACGTCCCATCTGTCTGTGAAATCTATTTCttgctctcatatatatataagcatatatatatatacatattctgtatcTAGATGTATAatgtacaaataattatatatatatatatatatatatatatatacatttgcagtcACATacaaaactgcatatatatatgtatgtgtacttgtctgtgtatatatatggagaaatagagagagttgaatatatttaggcatatatagacagagagatgggtttatgtttatattcttagatagatagatatgaatgatgtataaagatgcatacatacacgcgcacaaccAATCacgtacatgaatgcatataatacatatatacaaaacatatatgtgtgtgtatatatatatatacagtatatgctgtgtgtgtatatatatacatatatgcatgcacacacacacaattatatatgtatatttatatgtgtgtgtgtctttatctctcactctatatatagagagagggttagaaagacaaagagagagatttagagtgtgtatctgtgtgtaggtgtgcctgtctgtttgtgtctgtctgtgtctgtgtatgtatgtatgcatctatatcatcatttacatatatatatatatatatatgtatgtatatgtataggtatatatttatgtgtgtatgtgtgcatatatatgtatatatacatatatatacatgcatgtgtacatatatatacatgtatatatacatatatatgtacatgtgggcatatatacatatatatatatatatatatatattacatagagtgagatataggtgtataattatagatagatatagatatatgatgtatatagatacatacatggatacacacattcctgtatatacacatacacacacagatacaccggacataaataaacacacacacacacatatatatgtgtgtgtgtgtgtccttctctctctctttatatatatactcatatatgtttgtgtgtgcgcgagtgtgtgtgtgtgtgtgtgtgtgtgcatatatatttgcatatatatatatatacatatatatatgtatgtattatatatacatatatatgtatgtattatatatacatatatatgtatgtattatatatacatatatatgtatgtattatacatacattatatacatatatatacatatatatgtgtataatgttatAACTGCAGATGCTCGTTATACTCGCTCTACAAGGGAAACTATACTTAATAGAATGTATTTTCATGATTAACGGATGACAGCATCGTATCTGCGTGTGCCTGGGATCCACAATTTCTTATGCGTCATGCTCTGGTCCTTAGTTCTCTGTTACTGCAAGAGTGAATTATGCTATTTTGTCATAGTGCCCAGGTAGGTTTGACAGGGATCAACAATTTTGATCATGAAACCGAAATTGGTGACCATTGCGAATATTTTGAATACCTGTTAAACAGCGTCGTTCGAATATtggtgggaaaggggaaatatgCTTGTAATTTTTTATGAATCTTTATTTGGTGTTCATTGATTATGTATTAACAATTCTGTCAACTCCATCAGAGTAAGATGAGATGATCTCAAGATTTTATGGAGACTAGGAtggaatatataataatttatcggGTGAGCTGGATGTTCTTTCCGTTGGACAGAATGATACCGGAGGGACCAGCCTGGACAATCGTGACACCAGGTTCCAGCTGGATCAGCTGGCCGGTCTTGGTGATGATTCCTGAGGCTCCCACCAGATGGCCGGAGACATCGCGCTTCTGGACGAAGTGGAGGTCGTCGGTCAACTGGATGTTGGAGCCGTCCTTGGTGACGATGCCAGATGGGCCAACCAGCACGATGTTGTCAGCCTGAGCCTGTGTGAACTGGACGTTGTTACCATCTGGGCGAACGATGCCAGAGTGGCCAATCACGCCACGCTGGAACACCATCTGAGCCACGGGAAGGGGAGCAGCTGGTGCAGCAACGTGAAGGGTGGCCTCTCCGTGGGTAAGCTGGCGGTTGGCGCCAGACTTCGTGACGATGCCAGCGGGTCCAACCAGCACGATGTCATTGGCGAAGTCGTGGGAGAACTGAGTGTTCACTCCATCGGGACTGACGATTCCTGAAGGCCCAACCTGTGCACTGACGCCGGCGGCGAGCACGCAGATAGCTGCCTGTGGGAACATGTAGATGATATAGTTAATTACAAAAGATTTTTCATTTAACAAgtgagctttaaaaaaaaaaaaaaaaaaaaaaaacaatgccgaCTAACTAAATTGAATCCCCATCACATTTTTCACACTGATATATTTCAACAGATAACGGAACAAAACCTTACCAGAAACTTCATATTGATCTTGCTTATTATCCACAGAACTCCAACAAGGGCTACTGTGAGCACTGATGATGAATCTACAGAGAGAAGACTTTATATACCTTCTTGGCGTGGTGGTAATGAATTTACAGAGATCCTTATTGGCCAGCCAGTGTGGGTGTCCTTGTGTCAACGCCGTTTGTGTGGCTACCAGGGATCAGTGGCCCGGCGAGTTACTAGGCTGGACCCACCAAAATTGAtcgataatcatagtgataatatgaCTGGATTATTATTCAATGTGCTTAGACGTACAATTCATATTTATTAACAAACATGTATATTAGGTTTGAATAAGATGGGTTTTGGAATGCATATTCGGCGATTTTTTATTATACATTGTTCGTTTCGCAAACACTAGTACCcggggaaaataaaatgaaatcgaCTATTCTGGAGCGCCATGAAAATCGTTTCGGAGCTAAGGAATCAACGTCCCATCTGTCTGTGAAATCTATTTCttgctctcatatatatataagcatatatatatacacattctgtaTCTAGATGTATAatgtacaaataattatatatatatatatatatatatatatatatatatatatatatatatttgcagtcaCATacaaaactgatatatatatgtatgtgtacttgtctgtgtatatatatggagaaatagagagagttgaatatagataggcatatatatagacagagagatgggtttatgtttatattcttagatagatagatatgaatgatgtatatagatgcatacatacacgcgcacaaccaatcacgtacatgaatacatataatacatatatacaaaacatatatgtgtgtgtatatatatatatatacagtatatgctgtgtgtgtataaatatatacatatatgcatgcacacacacacaattatatatgtatatttatatgtgtgtgtctttatctctcactctatatagagagagagggttagaaagacaaagagagagatttagagtgtgtatctgtgtgtaggtgtgcctgtctgtttgtgtctgtctgtgtctgtgtatgtatgtatgcatctatatcatcatttacatatatatatatgtatgcatatgtataggtatatatttatgtgtgtgtgtgtgcatatatatgtatatatacatatatatatgtacatgtgggcatatatacatatatatatatatatatatatatatatatattacatagagtgagatataggtgtataattatagatagatatagatatatgatgtatatagatacatacatgcatacacattcctgtatatacacatacacacacagatacaccggacataaataaacacatacacacacatatatatgtgtgtgtgtgtgtgtgtccttctctctctctttatatatatactcatatatgtttgtgtgtgcgcgagtgtgtgtgtgtgtgtgtgtgtgtgtgtgtgtgtgtgagtgtgtgtgtgtgtgtgtgcatatatatttgcatatatatatatatatatatatatatacatatatatgtatgtattatatatacatatatatgtatgtattatatatacatatatatgtatgtattatatatacatatatatgtatgtattatatatacattatatacatatatatacatatatatgtgtataatgttatAACTGCAGATGCTCATTATACTCGCTCTACAAGGAAACTATACTTAATAGAATGTATTTTCATGATTAACGGATGACAGCAACGTATCTGCGTGTGCCTGGGATCCACAATTTTCTTATGCGTCATGCTCTGGTCCTTAGTTCTCTGTTACTGCAAGAGTGAATTATGCTATTTTGTCATAGTGCCCAGGTAGGTTTGACAGGGATCAACAATTTTGATCATGAAACCGAAATTGGTGACCATTGCGAATATTTTGAATACCTGTTAAACAGCGTCGTTCGAATATtggtgggaaaggggaaatatgCTTGTAATTTTTTATGAATCTTTATTTGGTGTTCATTGATTATGTATTAACAAATCTGTCAACTCCATCAGAGTAAGATGAGATGATCTCAAGATTTTATGGAGACTAGGAtggaatatataataatttatcggGTGAGCTGGATGTTCTTTCCGTTGGACAGAATGATACCGGAGGGACCAGCCTGGACAATCGTGACACCAGGTTCCAGCTGGATCAGCTGGCCGGTCTTGGTGATGATTCCTGAGGCTCCCACCAGATGGCCGGAGACATCGCGCTTCTGGACGAAGTGGAGGTCGTCGGTCAGCTGGATGTTGGAGCCGTCCTTGGTGACGATGCCAGATGGGCCAACCAGCACGATGTTGTCAGCCTGAGCCTGTGTGAACTGGACGTTGTTACCATCTGGGCGAACGATGCCAGAGTGGCCAATCACGCCACGCTGGAACACCATCTGAGCCACGGGAAGGGGAGCAGCTGGTGCAGCAACGTGAAGGGTGGCCTCTCCGTGGGTAAGCTGGCGGTTGACGCCAGACTTCGTGACGATGCCAGCGGGTCCAACCAGCACGATGTCATTGGCGAAGTCGTGGGAGAACTGAGTGTTCACTCCATCGGGACTGACGATTCCTGAAGGCCCAACCTGTGCACTGACGCCGACGGCGAGAACGCAGATAGCTGCCTGTAGATTGATACAGACAAATCATCACTGTTACAGTAAACACTTCTATAGGACTAACTTCCAAACGAACATGAAACAGAAAATCATAAATACCGAACGGAAGGAAACAAAGACTTACCAGAACTTTCATTTTGATCTTGCGTGGTGTTCACAGAAATCCAAGAGAGGCTACTGCGAGCGAGTAAGTGATACTGAAACTACCAAGGAACGGCCTTTTATACTTTCCCGAGCGGAGGGCCACGGCTCGATCGAGATCCCTATTGGCCAGCTAGGGTGGGTGTCCTTGCCTCAATGCCACCGTAGTAGAGATCAGTGCCCCGCTGACCTCAGGCATTACGTTCCCTCTGCACCGGCTACTATGATTAAACTTGAAGGCTTTAGTATGTTAACAGATGCTTCACTCTTCTTACCTGCGTATcccgattatatatacatatatattgtatatatacatgtctattttGTAGGAGGGGATGATTTTTGTTGCAGATcatacaagtaaatatacatacatacataatatatgtgtgtacgtccacacacacacaaacacatttgtatatacatatatgtgtgtgtgtgtgtgtgtgtgcgcctgtatgtattatatatatatatatacatttgtataaacatatatatatatacacatacgtattcatgttttttttttcttttttttttttgtgggggtagGGAAtggtcggtatatatatacaaatctaaatacatacatatatatatatatatatatatatatatatatatatatatgtgtgtgtgtgtgtgtgtgtgtgtgtgtgtgtgtgtgtgtacatatatacatatatatacttatataaatatatatatatatatatatatatatatatatataacacagacacatgcacacacataatcatacacacatgccgatgtaaacatatagatatatagatagataggcagagactTAATTTTGCAAATTCgtaatgtttgtacatatatttgaaaATCCAGCGTCAAAGCAAGCAACgacagaatacatatatacacacacacgcaggcacatatacacacacattcatgagtatacacatatatatatatcacatcactCCACTGTAAGCTTTGGTAATTTCCAAATTAATGTTTGGGAGGAAAACAAACTGAAATGCCGCCTTCTTGCTGGTGTCAAGCGTTTCTTGGGAGGGGAATCTAGTCGGGAAGCTGCTATTGAGATTCGGCAAAAAgaatgtggagtatgtgtgtttatatatatatatatatatatatatatgtatgtgtatatatacatgtgtgtgtctatatatcatatatatatatatatatacttatatatatatatatatatatatatatatatacttatatatatatatatatattatatataaatatatatatacatatttgtgtgtgtgtttgcatgtatgtgtgttcatctatttatatttctatatatgtatagaaataccgCGGTTGGTAATCCTAATGATCGTTTTGATGGCGACATTCTGTTAACCATAATACCTTTCAACACACGTGTCTATTAGATTTTAAATGTACATggaatgttatcaatattatattatttatcttatcattgCTCGAATTTTCTTTCTCGTGTCATTGCATCGCATCTTCTACCATTCATGTTTCTCTTACCAAAAGCGTATTGTTTTTCCTAATTAATGTAGAGTTTATCACGCTTCCGAATGTTTCTCTTATCACTATATAAGCCTTATATGTCTTACCATTACGGGAGAAAGTCTCATATCATTGTGTAGTATTGCTCTCATCATCCGCCACCACAATGTTCTGAACTCTTTTCTTATCGGTGTAGCCATGTTCACATCTGCCAACACTGCCAACCTTGTACTGGGCACTATGGAAACGCGCCGTTGGGCATGTATTGGTGGCAAATGGTCTGGTGGTACCAGCCTAACATCCTACAAGCCTGTATTTTTAGTGTCCTCTGATCAACTAATGCTGTTGGCTAgggaattctatatatataaatagatagatagatgtgtgtatgtgtgtatttatatgcacacagacgcacacacatgtgtatatatatagatatagattttgtatgtatgtatagatagataaaagcacacagatatatatatatatatatagatataaaatacaaataagataCACAAGGATACATaccaataaacatacatatacacacatatcagtaAAGTATACCTCTACagtatttacatctatatttctccatttgtctttttattaatctataaATCCATCTATCTGCTTGTCCGAATCCAATTCTAGTCTTTGTTTCTACAGTATAGGTCACTTAATGCATTTTTGTGTACAGTGACTTTTGCAGTTTTCATTCCCCTTCTATATATTCGATGTAACATTCCTTATTTCACTTCAGGAATTTCATTATTCTGAAGTGCTAACATACTTTATGTCTCTAGTTTTACCTTTCCCATCTCTCCATAGTGTAAGGTTTTGTGAAGCCCAATTCAGCTTATTCTCCTTATAGAAacattatttcttattaatttaaggaactatctatctatctatttctggtGTCTTCATGTTTTGTGTTTAGATAAGGATCTTAGCCATCATCCGATGTCCTATTAAAATGAGGATTGATTAAAGTAGTAAGTGATTTCCATTGAATCTTCATTTGGCAAATTCATAATGTTTGTACATATAATTTTAAAATCCAGCGTCAAAGCAAGCAACGACAGAATTCATATTCAGGAATACAGAGACTAGAGGTTAAGCTGGATGTTCTTTCCGTTGGACAGAACCACGCCAGAGGGACCAGCGCTGGCCACGAACAC from Penaeus chinensis breed Huanghai No. 1 chromosome 40, ASM1920278v2, whole genome shotgun sequence encodes the following:
- the LOC125047165 gene encoding uncharacterized protein LOC125047165 translates to MKVLAAICVLAVGVSAQVGPSGIVSPDGVNTQFSHDFANDIVLVGPAGIVTKSGVNRQLTHGEATLHVAAPAAPLPVAQMVFQRGVIGHSGIVRPDGNNVQFTQAQADNIVLVGPSGIVTKDGSNIQLTDDLHFVQKRDVSGHLVGASGIITKTGQLIQLEPGVTIVQAGPSGIILSNGKNIHLLSVDSSSVLTVALVGVLWIISKINMKFLAAICVLAAGVSAQVGPSGIVSPDGVNTQFSHDFANDIVLVGPAGIVTKSGANRQLTHGEATLHVAAPAAPLPVAQMVFQRGVIGHSGIVRPDGNNVQFTQAQADNIVLVGPSGIVTKDGSNIQLTDDLHFVQKRDVSGHLVGASGIITKTGQLIQLEPGVTIVQAGPSGIILSNGKNIQLTR